Sequence from the Thermococcus nautili genome:
CCCTCGGGCCCGATGTAGGGCTCCTCGTGGACATCTAAGCCCAACCCGTGACCGGTTCTGTGGGTGAAGTACCTCCCGTAGCCGGCCTCCTCTATGGTTCTCCTCGCGGTTCCGTCGATGTCCTTCGCCTTCACGCCCTCCCTGACAGCCTGGAATGCCCTCTCCTGCGCCTCCCAAACGATTTCATAAATCTTCACGAGCCTCTCGTCGGGCTCGCCGAGGGCTATCGTTCTCGTTATGTCGGAGCAGTAGCCCTTCCACTTCGCCCCGTAGTCGAGTATCACCATGTCGCCCTTCCTCAGCTTCCTCTCGCCCGGCTCGTGGTGGGGATTGGCGCCGTTCTCGCCGGAAGCGACTATCGGCTCGAAGGAAATCCCATCCGAGCGCTCCCTTATCGCGAGCTCTATCTTTAAAGCCAGTTCTCTCTCGGTCATCCCAACCAAATCCCAGCCCAGGATTTCTTCAAAGACCTCATCAACGACCTTCGCCGCTTTCTCCATGAGCCTTATCTCCTCTGGGTCCTTCCTCATCCTGAGCTCCCTAATCACAACGCTCAGAGGATAGGGCCTCATCCGGACGGTTCTGTTAATCTCTATGAGCCAGTCGGCGCGCATCGTGTTCTCGATGAGGATTTTGCCGTCGCTTATGCCGAGCCCGTGCATAATCGTCGCGAGCTTCGCGTAGGGGTTCTCGCCGTCGCGCCAGAAGGTAACGGGCACGTCACCTATGACGTTCTCGTAGAGGCTCGGAACGAGGAGGTGAAACTCCCCGTCGGCGTTTAAAGCCAGAATCGTTGGCCTTTCACCGGCCTCGTGGATTCTGATTCCGGTCAGGTAGTAGAAGTTCGAGCCCGGACTGACGAGCGCTCCATCAAATCCCCTCTCCTTCATCAGCTTTGCGAGCTTTCCGATTCTCATACCACCACCGGGGTTTATTTTTCCTGCCCGCCTTAAACCCTTTTCTCAATTCTCACCGCGACGAGAGCCACGAGGAAGCCCGCTACCGCGTCCCAGACCCAGTGTTCACCGAGGAGAACCGTTGAGATTGGGACGAGCGCGAGGAAAACTGCGAGCGGGACTGTTTCCTTCTTCTTAACCTCCAGAACCGAGAGCAGGCCGATGAAGGCCAGTGTGCAGTGCGGGGAGGGGAGAACGAACTCGGGTCGAGCGGTCCAGTCGTTGGGCGCGTAGCGCTCCGGGAGAGTGTAAACGACGTGAGGCGCGTGGACGTGGAATACCAGAAAAGAGAGGGCCAGGATTCCGAAGCCGAGGGCGAACCTGAAGGCGAGCCTCTTCGCCCGCTTCGGGTCGGCGAATGTGAAGTAGAGGGCCGGGAGCCAGAAGCTACCCGCGAAGCCGGCCCTATAAACCGCCCTCATGAGCGCGTGGAGGTAATGATGGGAGACCGTCCAGCTCACGAGGGAGTACTCGAAGTGATATGATGTCATTGGCAGGTCGAGGAGGGAACGGGTAACGTCGGCGCTCCAGCGCCCGATGAATGGATAGACT
This genomic interval carries:
- a CDS encoding M24 family metallopeptidase, giving the protein MRIGKLAKLMKERGFDGALVSPGSNFYYLTGIRIHEAGERPTILALNADGEFHLLVPSLYENVIGDVPVTFWRDGENPYAKLATIMHGLGISDGKILIENTMRADWLIEINRTVRMRPYPLSVVIRELRMRKDPEEIRLMEKAAKVVDEVFEEILGWDLVGMTERELALKIELAIRERSDGISFEPIVASGENGANPHHEPGERKLRKGDMVILDYGAKWKGYCSDITRTIALGEPDERLVKIYEIVWEAQERAFQAVREGVKAKDIDGTARRTIEEAGYGRYFTHRTGHGLGLDVHEEPYIGPEGEVALENGMTFTIEPGIYVPGLGGVRIEDDVVVEGRGRRLTKAERELIVL
- a CDS encoding phosphatase PAP2 family protein; the protein is MTGKRLGLILLFLAVYLSWDAYALVYPFIGRWSADVTRSLLDLPMTSYHFEYSLVSWTVSHHYLHALMRAVYRAGFAGSFWLPALYFTFADPKRAKRLAFRFALGFGILALSFLVFHVHAPHVVYTLPERYAPNDWTARPEFVLPSPHCTLAFIGLLSVLEVKKKETVPLAVFLALVPISTVLLGEHWVWDAVAGFLVALVAVRIEKRV